The Bombus affinis isolate iyBomAffi1 chromosome 15, iyBomAffi1.2, whole genome shotgun sequence DNA segment TCCATATTTCTTACAAATTTCAATCCGCTAGAGGGGCAATTGAAGCTGTATCTGCATTTGCAAGTGTCGTATTCTCTATATCGAGGATCGTCCTTCACCCACGATGGCACGAAACCGTTTTCTAACTCGCCATCGTCGATATTTGCGGTGTAGGAAGGTCTGCGCAGGTTAAAGTAAAAGTAAATATTATTCAACGGTTGCTTCTTTAAGCGATATAATGGTTTAAGCTTTTTGCAGTTTCAATCCTGCATTTAATCAGGAAACCGATAGAATTTAGTATTTCCAGAAAATATTTCACAAGTAGATTTTAATCTGCTAAAAGGTTTTACAGTTTAAAAGgagtaatatacatatatgtatgcaaTAGTGATAAAGTTAGGTGGAAAACCCTGCGTGTATACGTTCTTCTCTTATTTTTACTCGAATACATCATTTTTCCACGTGATCGAAAGCGCTTAAATCTCTATTATACGTTACTTTTCAGTTTGTCATTGGCGTACTAAAAATTCAGATTCGATCGATTCCCGACAAAGCCCGATATCGAAATGTGCTCAAATATTCTCCAGCCGCCGATATTCGTAACAGAGTTGAACAATCGAACTCAAACCAAACCCAAATCCAACCTAAATCCGATCCAACCCACGGATCGTGTAACTCCGAATGTTTGGCCGCTTTTCATAAAATCCAACAGTGGTGGAGATCATTCGATCGTACAAAGCCAATCAACGTGGAAGACGCGAACGACGAAAAAAGACTTACTGGGTTGGAAAACAGCGAAAAGATACGAAATACCTTTTTATAATGCCCGTTGGTCCACCAGGACCAACAAGAACTTCTTTGTTGCCAGGATACGACGGTGACACAATGGGTCTACTGTTGGAACCGTAAGGTCCGGTGCTCTGTGGTCTAAATCCTACCAAAGGTCTTTCGTGGTCGAGATCCTCGGGGTTCTCGTTCACCTGGTACCTATAACTGAACAAATAACTCCGATGAacaattttcttccgattttctattttcttcttcttcttcttttgcgCAGAGCAAAAGGGTAAAAAGTTTTTAAAGATATTTAAAGTTATTATCTTAATTGTTGGCtagagaaattgaaattgaaaaacgGAAGCTAGCGGAATGATCAAGAGGTGGATGTGCTGTATCTTGGAGCCTTTTTCAGAACGCTCTTACGTTACAAGTTCCGACGAGAACTCGCATCTTCCATTTAAACAGATTCATGCTGCGACGTCAGATTCTTAAATATCGAATCAAATTCTCGATTGCGTATAAAGAAAGATTCTAACACCAATCTATGTTGCTCTTAGTAAATTATAGCATCCACTTTCAAACTCGTATTTCAATCGCATCCTTCTACCTATCAATTTACCTGGatctttcgttttctttttccacGTTAAAATTCCACGTTACGACATCTCAGCAAATACCaaatcaaatatttaatactttcaCCTCGATGCGAAACGTTTGCATCTCGTCTCTAAAAAATATCAAACTCCGCCAAATACGTTACAATCCACATCTTGCATTCGATCGAAAAGGAAGAGGCCCCAAAAATTCAACACACCTTGTTCTATCGACGTCGCTCTCCTGTTCGTCTCTGCGCTTCCATGCCCACCCATCTTCTTCAGCGACCACCGTCGCAATAGCGACGCaacaaaagagaaagaaggttGCCATCGTCCCACGAGAAGGCGTGGATTTCGTCTGGTCGTTGCTTTGGACAGCTTCACCGGTTAATATCGCCGACGGTCGACTAAAACGAGAGTGAAAGCGAATCCCGTCTTTATATATGCACCGTTGGAAGGTGAACGCACCGCGTGGCTCGTTTCGAGGTCCCTTCGATAGCGATCTCGGATCAACAGTTTTCGTCAGAGGGTGAATCACCCCTTGTGCCGCCCGTTTTAATCGCAGGTGTTCTCGTTACGCGGATTAGGATCGTTTAGAGGGCTTAGAGGTTTCAATCTGTAAATTGACGCGAGGAAATTGATGCTGGAATATTTGCTTAGCGTTGAGCGTGAGGCGAATGTTAGAAATTTGATGCGAAAATGAATAATGAGCAAGCTGAAAGGCAAAACGAGAATCGAGAAGATCGGGGATCGAACAGGGGAAGAATATTCGTTTGAAAGATTGTACGTACGAGAAATGGATACGACGGTGTGgacttttatacatttatgggaaatttcagGACACAAAAGGAACAAGAAGTGGAAaaaatctataaatatttaaagtagGTAGTATAAATATAATTGCAAAGAAACAACTATGATAGACAATTGTTTTCATACTGAATATTATAGCGAGTACTatagtttgaatattttatatgtttttgtATATTACATGTACTCTGTAGATTTTTGTACCTTCGATTTTCCAATAGATGCACAAACTAATAATTAGCTtcatgaaaatatgaaacagAATAATATTGTTTGAAAATTTGCAAGTACGATATCGAAGGggaaataaaaattgagaaaatCAAAGAACGAGACTATTCGTCCCAAGTTTGAATAGAATTGAAAGATAAAGTAAACATTGAAAAAGAAGCTCGAAAAAAGTTGACcgatgaaatgtatttaaaaaaaaaactctaatTAAAATGATTCCATGCAAATTTtgagagaaaataaaattgatgAACTTGGAGAttgaaaatattagaaaatattgaTAGTTCGGTGAATGAGAGAAAGAATTTTAAGGCAGAACGAAAACTGAGAGATACATGTATTGTATAttcgtaataataattaaactatTTTGTCTTACGACGATTTATATTAAGGATAAAAGGTAACATTGGCCttaatcgttattctttaaaaCGCTACTTAAACCAAAACATAGAAATGCGCGAACGTAACGTGTTAGGTAACGTGAGTTGAGCACGTGGGCGCATTGCATTGCACCGAAACCAGCGTTTCTCGTGCCTGTCCTTCGATCTGGGAAAATCCACCGATTCGAGAAGGGGAAGTGGGTTTCGTTACAGGTGGTTTTCTGACCTCTTTCTTTGGACAAGATCCAGCGAAATGGCGTAACACTCCTTCACGCTACTTCGTCGGTTGTTCTTCGAAGGACGTCTGCATTGTCTTCGACTCCTGAACCTAATCACTATagcaatttttttattcttatatGAAAATGGCGAGTCGTGTGTTGCGAACCGCTCGCTTGTTTTACATATATGCGAATACGTTATGCATACCGTAAATATTTACCATTATTGAATATTCCGTTTTTTCGCTATGTATCATAAATCTTAATAATCTTAATAATGTAGATTAATAATGTAAAGAAAGTTGATGTAATATGTAAGAATTTTTGCTCCTTGTTAGATTTACGTACCATACCTActtattatggaattatttCTACGTGTAACGTATATATCGGTGTGACGTTTAAAATTACATAACTCTGATAAGTAGAGTTAAGTAACTTAATAAGGTAGCGTGTAAGAATTTGTAACTAGAAATACGTGAAAGTTTATAAACCCCTTTGCAATGCGTCACAAGGCAAGCaatgaaatatactattactttatatatatatatacacacacacacttgCAAATATTTAAGAAACCCGTAAAAAGGACGTGCCAATTATTCTTCACCAACCTCCATCGTCACTTTTCTTCGTTATTAACCATCTCCAAAGTTTCTGCATTTAAACAAAACTTTCGTGGAAGATAGAAAACTTTTTGAACGGTCGTATTTCATTTAACACCGCGTCGTGATAAAATCAggcaacgttaaacgttagagGAAATCAATCTTTCTAGATGAAAGAAAATGGTCGAGCTCTTGGAAGCGACGTTTGTCGCGGTCGGGTGTAACCTTGTTTTTTTGGGGGAAAAAAGGCACGGTCGAACGAAAATCCAATGATCAAGGTCATTTTCACGAAGAACGCTGTTCCAACCATCGAGGAAATTCACTTTTCCTCCGGGACAGGAAGCCGGCAGCGTCTCGTAATTCGTTTTCCTTGATTTTTGCGCCGTGTCGCCGACCAACGATCTCGTCGATTAACCGTTTCATCGTTCCACGACGAAAGGGGACACCTAAATTCGTTAGGTTCGATGGGAAAATTCTTTGTAACACCGCCACAGTGCGGCGCGCGGTGAAGAAAAATCAAAGTAATTATTGTTCGATGATATACCATCGGtctgtaatataaatgtaaacatCGATTCTTTCCAAAATCGACAGAGCATTAGTAAAAATCTAATCACTTGAAAGTTGATTCATTCGTTCGTTGTACGTTCTTGTTTATCGATTCTTGAATATACGTAATTTAAAATTCCAATTAAAAAGTTTCTAGTAATTTTGATTATTCTGCGTGAAAAAAgtatataatggtatataatgaaaataatatataaattcaataaaaataagGAAGATTTCCACCTAAAAAAATATCACGTGCATTATGTACAAAATACACATGCatttttgcgcgaaagaaatatCACCGCGAATATGTAGTTCGCTTTAAACCATTcatctttttcctctttcgtttcttcctcCTACTGATCGTTTACGAGAAAAACGCTGGCTGGTAATAAAGCGAACACCccatatacaatataatatattcatctTTTGCTGCCGGCTGCAAAAGGAGCCTAATTTACATAGATTTCTCATTCACACTCTCATGTAACCTCGATATATCCTAGATTATCATATACACTTAAACTTACTCTTAATAAATAAcagattaataaataataacatagTAAATTCATTAATACGACAAATTAGAGACAAAAATTTGTGACTGCCAAATAATTTGAGAATTGAAAAGACTAGAAAGATTCCAGGGCGTACAAAATAACAATGGCAAAGAGTGACGTTCGTAATGGCACGAAATTTCGATCTCTCCTCGAGGAATCTGGTTATAATGCATCGCGAAAAATCGACCAACGAACAAAGGCTTATAACGCGTGACCGAGTTGCGTTCCGAAATCCAGCTGGAACATCCGCTCCTCTTTTgtgttcgatcgatcgatcctcGTCCCTTTCCGGCGGATGCGCTCAATCTTCTCCATCTTCCTGCTCTCGTTCTTTCTCGATCGTTAATTAGAGCAATTAAAAAgtacaagaaaaaaaaaggacaaGAACAAGAGAAGAAGCAGTAAAAAATAGAAATCTGTCTCGGTAACACTTGGCGTTaaagacgttataaattacgatatataggatATTTTCGAAAATTGGTCCCGTACTTCCGAAGCATGTAATACTCGCCAAAAGCAAGCGAAAACATGTTCATACGCTTCGCTCTCAAATAATTTTTAGAATGTGATTAACACCTTTTTGCTTTCCACGAGTATTATGAGAACTATGAGTAACGCTCGTGAAAGTTGATTCCAGTTTTCTGAAACGTTCTAAATGAATAAAGATTCAATTTATATCTCTAAAACTAAAATTCGATGAtttttaaaattgaatttaCCATCAAAATTAAATAATCCTCGGATGTCGTGTATAGCAAAACGCGCGATTAGGATTTGCTACGGTGATTGTAAAAAACGTGTATAATGAAGCAGTGACCTTGACCCAGACTATAGGAGACGAAGAAACATTTCTTGTTACGAAATTGGTGGAGGCTGAGACAACCTTGATGATCCTTCCGAGTATTACGCGTGTTGACCCTGGAAATATTTGAACAAGGTTGAGAACACGAGGCTCGTTCCTTGAAAAGTTTGAATAATGACATTAATTACTTGCAACCTTCGATTCGAAGCGTGTAAAAGTAAATTAAAGGTGAATCGTGGGGATTTTTGTGTTGTTggaatatatcgtatatcgctgggaatattttaaaagtcacgCGGAATTACGAGAAtcaattacaatttttaaaggAACTTGTCAAGCTTATAGCTCTTTTATCTAGGAACATTTTAAGCTTACGACTGGCATTGTAAATCGGAGACATATCTTAACACAAAACTTAATTAAGACttcgaaattattaaaaaattgttacttTACAAATTACAATGAAATTCTGAATTAAATATCTGCAAGTTaccaatatttttaaaaaatatcgttATTAAATGTCCCATcggaaaattccaaattttctagatttcaaataaaagataaataacGGTAATTcggataataattaatattttagtaTAGATTGAAATATTCTGTGTAGCAAAGTGAAAATAATATtgcatatactattatattattgtcACGTAAATTATGGGCTGTAAGAAAGGTAGGCGCAGATCAAGTGAAAATTACGCCCGTAATTTTCGACCTAACAGGATTAATTGCGCATTACGTGAGCGGGGAAATTACGCAAGGCTAATCGAGCGTTCCTCGACTCTAGGGTACGGTCACATCGCGCCGAAGACTAAGAACGGGAAAGTGGTCACCATATTCTATGCTATCGTTGGGATTCCCCTCATGTTGCTTTGCCTCTCCAACATTGGCGATATTATGGCTTCGAGTTTCAGGTAAACGATTGCGTGCATTTATACTTTCTAATGCTTTCGATGCTAAAACAACCAATTTctaatgtatatttaaatatacggtcgatatatttaaatatacgtatatattatcGAATTTTTCTACGAATTAGCGTCACGAGAGATTTGAAAGCACGTTAGCAACGAATGGAAAATGAAGACGCAGATGAAAATGTcgaggaaagagagaaaagcaACTAATTACGTAAATATTTCTCAAATTATTCTACGTTCCTcagattttattaaaatatacaatcACTGTAAAAAAGAGTCTTGTCTATATggatgttttattattttaattattgtttCTTTTATCTTTATTATGTCATTAGATTTTTATACTGGAGAGTTTGCTGTTACATATGCACGAAACCACCAAGAAAAAGGCGACCAAGAAGCCACTTCGTCAGATCATATTCCATGAAACAACCAGGGTATTTATTTAACTCGTGAATACTTTTTTGAGCACAATTACGGAAATAAAAACCTAAATGTTTATAACCAGTGGTTTACTTTCAACATTCTTTTCTATACATTTTGTacttatattttgcatatattggcatatttaaattttacataaatgcataaacatcggCATTTTCTTCGTAAAACTATAATATTCTGTAACAAATACGCGCAATAAAAACATACTTTTGGAAAGGCGATACGGCGGAAGCAGGGGTGGCTTTGGAAGATCCATTAGGGTGAGCCAGAGATCTGCAGACTCAGCTCTGGGTTTGTCCGAAACCTTGGCCAGATCATCGTACTTTGACGTAGATAATAAGTATGCTATGTACTTTTCATTTTCTCGTTGTATTTAAATGTAATATCCTAATCACATAGATTCTTGAAATCTTGTTTTTGATATGACGATAGCGAAAAGACGTGTCGTTTATTATTTGATAAAGCGTTCGATAGAGAATttagataaaaagaaattttctttAGAGAAGATtccttaaatataaataaagagaaaattatttaattaaaaaaaatatatctagaataatttcttcttttgttttctttGCTTCGATCGAGGTACAATGCACGTCGATACGAAGATTCGGAACTCAAGAGACCGTTTTATCCATCGTCAGCAAATCCAAATTTTGGATTTAAGTCCGCGACAGTGTCCAGATATTCGGATTTGCCGATGGTAAAATCGAGCAGAGGTATCTGAATCACATTCCGTGAAATTATCTATgggaaaatgaaagaaagaaacatcTCTAAATGACGATTGCGTTTAGCTAGCCCCAAGATGACGACGCAATCGTTAGACAGGAAGTTGCTAATGCGTTCGCCGAATGACACTGATCGTTCTCCGGTTTTGTGCAACCAATATGCATTGGATGATTTGGAGGATGAATTACGACGCTGGCATTCTTCCGCTGAAGACAAAAGTGACTGTGAGTTGTAAAAATAATCAGTccagaattaaatataaattataacgtaattaatATACTTTAAGatagttttataatataaatatacgtaatatttatgatataatttattaatcttGTCAATATTGAATATACGTGATTTATAGCAAATTTCTTCTCCTTTAACGCGACCGATAATTGACGATATAAGaaaatttaaaggaaaattATATCGGTCAGTCAAATTCAACATTCaacttaataataatataaataaatatataatttagaaTTCGGAATACTTTGTTTTTCTCCGGTAGAACTTTGTCAGGACAATtctatattcgtatatataataataaagaaggaaagaaaatttatgaaatatttcaaattaagaaaagaaatgaaaataggAAGAGGGAATGATGGTTAATTCCCTGTCTGATAAATATGACTCTTTCATTTGCAGTGGGCAATACAAGCAAATCTCGGGTGGAACCAGAAGCGGCAGAAACCCTGGAAAATGTGGAGAAACAAGCGCCATTAGTGACGAGGTCGTTGCCCAGAAGATGCTTATCCATGGAAGGTGCGACTAGCAACTACAGGACGAACCTGGCACAGCCTTTACGGCCGTCGCCCGCTTACTTGGAACTAGAGAATTCCAGAAGGTCCCAGTTTTCAAAAAGTAGACGTTACAAAACTAATTATCCCACTGGTAAATAATTTCTCTTTCTCCAATTTCACTCGTTagatttatttttctaattaacaTTTTCAAGTTGAATTTCGTGAAACTTTCTCTAATTTATTCTCTAATTctctaaattatttaattctaattaattttctaaCTTATACTTCTTctaaatttgtttaattcttcTATTATTCAGTTACTTCTGTAATCCgtcttaatatttctttttgtcCTTAAATCCTTATTCATCTTTCTATGTTACAAAttctatttttctaaatttatatTCTAATCCATGTCACATTTGTATTCGCATATTTATATCTCACATTTCTTACATTACTCGCTTATTTccataatatattttatcatgtttctatttatttcgatacatttatttatctttttaaaatcaTAACAATTTCTATGCGAATATTTGCAACCTCTTGTTTCCTATCTATATCTTTATTTCGTCTCGAATTTGTGTTTATTTATAGCTGtttgttataataaattttgtttttccTTCTTGTTTTTCGATGAAGCTCGCTCTTACAGAAGAGACACATTGCCATCGGATATAATGTCCTCGGTTGGATTTTCTGCACACAGACAAGTATACATAGACGATTTTGACTCAGATTATGAGTATCACGTAAACGAGGATCAGGAAAGGCAGCCAATAAAGCCGGTACCAATATGGTTATGCGTCTTCCTGGTAGTTAGTTACATTTTTGGTGGCGCTTTCTTATTTAGCGCTTGGGAACATTGGCCATTCCTCGATTCTGCATATTTTTGCTTTATTACTCTCACTACCATAGGTTAGTAcagcttttcttcttttctgtttttatttCGTATGTTTTTCGTATTTAATTAgttgataatttaatatttttattaaactttactTTGTACGTGGTATTAATTTAACGGCCTTACAGAAGTTTATAAAACTTGATGAACATTTTCATCTCCTTCGTTCTGCCAAGTTTTGCTTCATTAGAACAACTTTTTGCTCTCAGAACaacttctttctctcttttaattatctaattagaatttttacactGTGTGGCGTTTGAATTACATCTTGCTTGTGTCTACGGCTTCGACTTAAAGATtttaaataacgttatgtagcttgAAGCATTTTATgaaattgaacaatttcttCTGCTTTGTTACTTCTTGCGCCTTTGAAACTCAATAAaattctcgtttcttttttttaaattaatcagcACATTAGCAGCATTTGGGTTTTAAATTATCATGATTATTATacgtattaaattattattctaaTAATATTTCGCAGCATTTGCTAATTTCAAAATTCCGAAACATttgatgaaatttcaattaGAAAACATTTTATGTTTTATTGTAATTTTAAATTCGTCTTTTCCATTGTTGGAATCGAATAAAAGTTGTCTCTTGATTCTGCGACATTCCCAAATCGCATCACGCATGCATTAATTATTTCTCTCTCACCTTTTCCTGCCAAAAGTTCTACCTAATTGAGCCTCTCGTCCCAAATAGCCACTCGATAACTTCCACACTTCTCTAAACACTTGTCATTCGATTCAGACGCATGAGAGGTTCATTCACCCTTTGCACACCGAAAGGTCGTTTACCTTTTCGTCATTGTACATGCATCATCCACTGGAAATTTATAGATATCGatgttatatataaaatttaatagaattagaaaatttaaagaattattatgcgattattttcaatattacagaactattattatttttaagttAATATTATACAGTCTTATATAGGAGCACTCGCTTGCACGACGCGGTACGCTAAAACTACGTAGGAAGCAACGTAGGAAGTAAAACAAAAAACCAGGAACACAATAACGTGCTCCCTCTGTGCTTCCCGACTACAAGAATCATGCcgataaagtaaaagaaaaggcAAAAAGCGAAAATGATACTGGAAGTGCACATTTGATTTGCAGGATTCGGTGACTTCGTTCCAGCGTACAAGCTGGATGCACACAAAGGGATCGCGGTTTGCTCGTTGTACTTGTTATTTGGAATTGCTTTGCTGGCGATGAGCTTTAATCTGGTGCAAGAGGAGGTCATCAACAACGTGAAGAACGTCGCGAAGAGGCTCGGGATCATCAAAGAGAGTGACGACGAGGAAGATGCCGACGACTACGACGCGTACGACGTCGAATACAACGACGAGGTTGACAACGAGCTCGAGGGCTACGTTCTCGATACTCCTCGATGTCACTCGATGACTAGGAACGTTCGCGGAATTTCCATCGCCTAGCCAACCTCCAACACCCGAATCTTCATTCATTCGCCAAATATACTTACCTTCCTCTCCCTAGTTTTCCCTTCCTTCttcattttttctctttcttcttcgttttttctattccctttccctttcctctttcagtttttcttcttttcttcatcCTTGGTAATTGGACGATGTCCGAACGAAACTGAAATGTCCGAATGTCCTACGATTGTACATTCTCGGTCAAAAATTTGCAGCAACTTTATTTCTGGAACGAAGCATGCTTTTGAAGAACATTGTAATTGTAACTTTTGTTTTTAAATGTAATCGACTATTGGCTTATTATTATTAGCAGTATCATAATAGGtattttactttaaatatttcgtatattttttataatatatgtcATACGTATTACGATACTATTTCGCAACTCGAGTAACATGCAACAAACTGGAAAAACCCTTGTACTGATTCAGTGATTCCCCGGTCTAACGATCAACGTAATCACGctcaaatgttcctttctctaAGGCGCTGTTTTCCCATTCGTTAACTTCAAAATCATAATCACCGTTCATTATCATTCgcgatattatatttatatttgtgaaaacgttCTGATTACAAAATTATCTTCTACTATTTTCTCATAATTCCGCATTCAACTTtgtcattataattttaattataaataggaCCATAATTTATAATAACACTCTGTAAAACTAGTTACGAATGGagtaaaaaatataacaaaattaaatatttctctGTAAAATATTACTGTTTCTCTCAGAAATGTCCCcctttgtaaatattctaacgtGGATTATGATAACTTGATCCCTCTCGTACAAGTTACTTTATACCAGTTGAAAAAAAGATTCGTTTATTATCTCGTACGACAAGAGAACCTGTCTGCATCCGCTTTCTTTCCTACTAAAACATAATTTACTTTATTAAATGCTCttcgaataaaagaaaagatGCTAACAATTTAAAACGTTGATTTATTCACACTCCGTAACATTTTCGCCAATTTAGTGATTACCCATGACTACTGGATTACGATAATCAATGATATTTCGAAAATTCCAAAGAGGATAGAAGAAACGCACTGTTTTTTATGTTAAATATAGCATTTACCATTATTTAATCGTTTATATCAATTATGCGCTCAAGTgtgataaaattaagaaatcaaTAAAAGGTGGAACAGCAGTTTATCCCCTCAGAGACACAAATCTTAAAATCGCTTTCGtataaaagaaaaggaaagaatagCGAATGTAGCAAGCTCTTTCGCCGAAGTCTTCGTACATGTACAAATTCAAAATACATAAAACAAAGTCTCAGCAGGTGTCGTAATACCAACGAACGGTAGCATACTTACAAGACACAAGTACGCAAGAAATCGACGCCGGTGATAAATTTCAAAGGCGTGACGGAGACGTTCCGCGCGGTCGCATCTatagggtgtccaggaagttgccAGTCGAACAGGTCCAGCCCCGTTGAATTCGGTTATTTTTAGCGAAACGCTATTTTCAGTTCGACGTCTACGAAGCGAGCAACAAGGAATCAGTGCACGAGAGAGCCTCGTGGTGGTTTGGCTCGGCTCGTTTTCACGCAATTATCCATGTGGATCGTGAAACACACGCCATTAGACCCTTCCGGGAAATCGAATGCCGTCGAGTGTCACGaaacattttaataaaataaattctgaaataaattatttagatGAAATAATATCAAGTAAATTATGACTTTGAATGGTTCGATATATGAGAGTTATTATATTAGTGGATTTTAAGTTACACAGAATTAAACATAGTTGATCAAAGGACAGTTTTTACGGCGAATAAAATTGGAGTTTGTGGATTTTGTTAACGCTTTGTGATTAACGaatttataattgaaattaattaatttgtctAAAGAAATAGATGTTTGTTTCCGGAAGAATTGGCAGTAGATCGCAGAACGTT contains these protein-coding regions:
- the LOC126925128 gene encoding uncharacterized protein LOC126925128, giving the protein MPRSRPEAFELMVEAEKPSKCIRFLRFLWKFFRCVFSHVSLVSLVVLYCLIGAYAFEALEATHEKEIKKSIKDIRGNVAEQLWKITKEVEVLIRENWTDKALRELKSFENNLVCMMEKEGWDGSEGEDDIQWTFAGALFYSIVVITTIGYGHIAPKTKNGKVVTIFYAIVGIPLMLLCLSNIGDIMASSFRFLYWRVCCYICTKPPRKRRPRSHFVRSYSMKQPGRYGGSRGGFGRSIRVSQRSADSALGLSETLARSSYFDVDNKYNARRYEDSELKRPFYPSSANPNFGFKSATVSRYSDLPMVKSSRASPKMTTQSLDRKLLMRSPNDTDRSPVLCNQYALDDLEDELRRWHSSAEDKSDLGNTSKSRVEPEAAETLENVEKQAPLVTRSLPRRCLSMEGATSNYRTNLAQPLRPSPAYLELENSRRSQFSKSRRYKTNYPTARSYRRDTLPSDIMSSVGFSAHRQVYIDDFDSDYEYHVNEDQERQPIKPVPIWLCVFLVVSYIFGGAFLFSAWEHWPFLDSAYFCFITLTTIGFGDFVPAYKLDAHKGIAVCSLYLLFGIALLAMSFNLVQEEVINNVKNVAKRLGIIKESDDEEDADDYDAYDVEYNDEVDNELEGYVLDTPRCHSMTRNVRGISIA
- the LOC126925156 gene encoding uncharacterized protein LOC126925156 — its product is MATFFLFCCVAIATVVAEEDGWAWKRRDEQESDVDRTSYRYQVNENPEDLDHERPLVGFRPQSTGPYGSNSRPIVSPSYPGNKEVLVGPGGPTGIIKRPSYTANIDDGELENGFVPSWVKDDPRYREYDTCKCRYSFNCPSSGLKFGSCSKDKKYCCFNSRKYPALVSGQYGQGNRPSYPGGPNKYGPATFVQSPNNYGNRRPQGSFTGANRYPGNYHFPGENPEPYPRPHSNPYEQNYDYNDFDIYSRSLKKNQTQNANADEKV